A stretch of the Theileria equi strain WA chromosome 1, complete sequence genome encodes the following:
- a CDS encoding hypothetical protein (encoded by transcript BEWA_033630A) has translation MVSFEFGRSSTGLDNTKLTQVETKSSFSTDISVYNDNDTTNFKEKIDFNDCELGEASSDFSDSSAYEDLKDIDPSNFRLSPQHTISPKRDIDIIEDFQSIASPNSAERICSQDIDPSFNIGDPIDGLFLECEAVNQDESLIATEIGPHVEKITEDDLRMDTIDEDMTGGLHMDDSFMEYTNVTSSQIELSLVENSEELPEDNDTVGNVYSILCNTPLENHHNTSDSAPAFQECPMEQVQEEISELIQEKTESTLIRTDTDISAIVDINRNKEDYENTLKIYKELLGEKLISSTELNYETLDQNDISARLYHYISKVVSDSPTSHRASEEFKTSENNIVDEPVMDIVVEPEMLDPKASETIDSSFTSTDESTDNKNNIYYLKGDNMESIPFPNVSDDTRNNPTFRSAEENMEISRDSSRSGEEEWDMSLGMISTNSANLVNGSLRSIKVVVGSNLFNANGSVLQNNMSLNSGYSPVYDETKKLMQNITEKLKKINYLKKKFNEICFKNANEATVIERNRLSYCLLASNTSKLASVIAQYKQLIELQNKTIASKRNNTVKMRKTVVESMSKRQLFKKIQPKIEFLESLKYNLASIHKSTGITIIPIIDRNSFLKTIFSLSFNDKSDMRFLSDTCNTPWLNETILKVKRAQKLLSINNEDSSGTNIGVNAVIFIKTPNHTASKNSSIDSFHNTRSSSSKFLYSGPLTEGSHVTSHRTLIDHSPYPIPKRSFNDDIIHSIITPKNKNNNIHENNETIGSVQTGKPIDVTEELLVEYFIPKELNWDETIDILRLKHDLRVVLYALKSNNRYGLNVWHEFNSVLLNTFNKFLKNTTDAFLGKLEQNPNLFQLINHLVRITSNIAARIRIISRELCQWISITNTHSFQYNGTEFRIRSMLSSEESKPCLWCDFGINMNNICAKKTILESINEIKVQFVHNRYKGTIVDDINRSLKSSTKHNHGDLCTFIKNICKLNGYTIVSSKK, from the coding sequence ATGGTTTCATTTGAGTTTGGAAGAAGTAGCACTGGTCTAGACAATACCAAATTAACACAGGTTGAGACAaaatcatccttttccaCGGACATATCAGTTTACAACGATAATGATACAACGAATTTCAAGGAGAAGATCGATTTCAATGACTGTGAACTGGGAGAAGCTTCTTCTGATTTCAGTGATTCCTCAGCCTATGAAGACCTGAAAGATATTGATCCTTCAAACTTTAGATTATCTCCTCAACACACAATTTCACCTAAGCGTGATATAGACATCATAGAAGATTTTCAATCAATAGCTAGTCCAAATTCAGCTGAAAGAATATGTTCCCAAGATATTGATCCATCATTTAATATTGGTGATCCAATTGATGGACTGTTCTTAGAATGTGAAGCAGTCAATCAGGATGAAAGCCTTATTGCAACTGAAATCGGCCCACATGTAGAAAAAATAACGGAAGATGATCTTCGTATGGATACCATAGATGAAGATATGACAGGGGGGCTGCACATGGATGATAGTTTTATGGAGTATACAAACGTAACTAGTTCTCAAATTGAATTATCACTGGTAGAGAATAGTGAAGAGCTTCCAGAAGATAATGATACTGTCGGAAACGTTTACAGTATCCTGTGCaatactccattagaaaATCATCATAATACATCCGATTCTGCACCTGCTTTTCAAGAGTGTCCTATGGAACAAGTTCAAGAGGAAATTTCTGAGCTCATACAAGAAAAAACAGAAAGCACACTTATTCGTACTGATACTGATATATCTGCAATAGTGGACATTAATAGAAATAAAGAAGATTACGAAAACACCcttaaaatatacaaggAGCTTCTTGGAGAAAAACTTATTAGTTCTACTGAATTAAACTATGAAACTTTGGATCAAAATGATATATCAGCTCGTCTTTATCACTACATTTCAAAAGTTGTTTCGGACTCTCCAACATCACATCGTGCTAGTGAGGAATTCAAGACCTCTGAGAATAATATTGTGGATGAACCCGTAATGGATATAGTTGTAGAACCAGAAATGCTAGATCCTAAAGCAAGCGAAACGATTGATAGCAGTTTTACATCTACTGATGAAAGTACTGATAACAAGAATAATATATACTACCTGAAGGGAGATAATATGGAATCAATACCGTTCCCAAATGTCTCTGATGACACTAGAAACAATCCAACATTTAGAAGTGCAGAGGAAAACATGGAAATATCACGTGACAGTTCAAGAtctggtgaagaagaatgggATATGTCACTAGGTATGATATCCACAAATAGTGCAAATCTGGTGAATGGATCACTTAGGAGCATAAAGGTTGTAGTGGGATCAAATCTGTTTAATGCAAATGGAAGCGTTTTGCAGAATAACATGTCTCTAAATTCTGGATATAGTCCAGTGTATGATGAAACAAAGAAACTAATGCAAAATATAACTGAAAAACTTAAAAAGATAAATTacctaaagaagaaatttaATGaaatttgttttaaaaatgcTAATGAAGCCACAGTTATCGAGAGGAACAGATTATCCTACTGTTTACTTGCTTCAAACACTAGCAAATTGGCATCTGTAATAGCACAGTACAAGCAACTCATAGAGTTGCAAAACAAGACCATTGCTTCTAAAAGAAACAATACAGTGAAAATGCGAAAAACAGTTGTGGAATCTATGTCGAAGCGGCAGTTATTCAAAAAAATACAGCCAAAAATCGAATTCTTGGAGAGCCTAAAATATAATCTTGCAAGTATTCACAAAAGTACAGGAATTACGATAATTCCAATCATTGATAGAAATTCATTCCTTAAAACGATTTTTTCACTTTCATTTAATGATAAGTCTGATATGAGATTTTTAAGTGATACTTGTAATACTCCATGGCTCAATGAAACTATTTTGAAAGTTAAGAGGGCACAAAAACTTTTATCAATAAACAATGAGGATAGTAGCGGTACTAACATAGGAGTTAATGCTGTAATATTCATTAAAACTCCAAACCATACGGCATCAAAAAATTCATCTATTGATTCCTTTCACAACACTCGTAGCAGCAGTTCTAAATTCTTGTACAGCGGTCCATTGACTGAGGGTAGTCATGTTACATCACACAGAACACTGATAGATCACTCTCCATATCCAATACCGAAAAGAAGCTTTAATGATGATATTATTCATTCGATAATTACGCCAAAAAATAAGAATAATAACATTCATGAAAATAACGAAACTATCGGATCAGTGCAAACAGGGAAACCAATAGATGTGACGGAAGAATTGcttgtagaatattttattcCGAAAGAACTGAATTGGGATGAGACAATTGATATTCTAAGGCTTAAGCACGATTTACGTGTAGTACTATATGCGCTCAAATCAAACAACCGTTATGGGTTGAATGTTTGGCATGAATTCAACTCCGTATTGTTAAACACATTCAACAAATTTCTAAAAAATACAACTGACGCCTTTCTAGGCAAACTAGAACAAAACCCAAATTTGTTTCAATTAATCAATCACCTTGTTCGGATTACATCCAATATAGCGGCAAGGATTCGTATTATATCAAGAGAACTGTGCCAGTGGATATCTATCACAAACACccattcttttcaataCAATGGTACTGAATTTAGAATTAGAAGTATGCTCTCATCTGAAGAATCAAAACCCTGTTTATGGTGTGATTTCGgaataaatatgaacaaTATATGCGCAAAAAAAACAATTCTAGAATCCATAAATGAAATAAAAGTGCAATTTGTGCACAACCGATACAAGGGAACAATAGTAGACGATATAAACAGGTCACTCAAATCGAGTACAAAACACAACCACGGCGACCTCTGCACctttattaaaaatatatgTAAACTAAACGGATACACGATAGTATCCTCTAAAAAATAG
- a CDS encoding hypothetical protein (encoded by transcript BEWA_033620A) produces the protein MEVETRNLTVSDIYLKLVAIKFAKGIYFWVGDENLSYNDLQCAFPLKNIKDEDSTGTTLIGELDSLSLDISKALAKRYGMPIFMSINVQDSDYLILKELQEKLFKTIFELFPLNKDPHTN, from the exons ATGGAAGTAGAGACCAGGAACCTAACGGTGTCTGATATTTATCTCAAACTTGTCGCGATAAAGTTTGCCAAAGGCATTTATTTCTGGGTAGGAGATGAGAACCTATCGTATAATGACCTACAATGTGCTTTTCCTctgaagaatataaag gatgaagattctaCTGGGACCACGCTGATCGGTGAACTGGATTCATTATCATTAGACATCTCCAAGGCTCTAG CAAAGAGATATGGAATGCCTATCTTTATGAGcataaatgtacaagatTCTGATTATCTCATCCTCAAGGAACTACAGGAGAAACTATTCAAAACAATTTTTGAGTTGTTTCCACTTAATAAGGACCCTCATACAAACTGA
- a CDS encoding hypothetical protein (encoded by transcript BEWA_033660A), whose translation MWILLIKSPRWRRKLIHRLNSQRYKRKFIVPKETNPQEDPIKSKNTGHVWEFKVEDLPMRLKRLKLYSKLLTNLHLQDAIDWLCAFPNVKTNRILNSLSESQQKIYEEYGGDPSRLYIDNMVINYGSPIKQIKYHALGRFGIMSTWRNKLVYQIREMPMNEFYQKVFILGKIPKSMGVEMRNAIYDKRVPPQTITEWYPYLTAHTRFFYRKYLKWLNRTGKFDYYQHRRNWIDQYNTNLQRRFEQLKSQRGLK comes from the exons ATGTGGATTTTATTGATAAAATCACCCAGATGGCGAAGGAAACTCATTCATCGCCTCAATTCACAAAGGTATAAGCGAAAGTTTATAGTACCAAAGGAAACTAATCCACAAGAGGATCCA ATAAAGTCTAAAAACACAGGTCATGTTTGGGAGTTCAAAGTGGAAGACTTGCCGATGAGACTTAAAAGGTTGAAACTTTATTCCAAACTC CTCACCAATTTGCATCTGCAAGATGCCATAGACTGGCTATGTGCATTTCCAAATGTAAAGACAAATAGAATACTAAACTCG CTGAGTGAATCGcaacaaaaaatatatgaGGAATACGGAGGTGATCCCAGCCGCCTCTATATCGACAACATGGTTATAAACTATGGATCACCTATCAAACAAATAAAGTACCATGCATTGG GGAGATTTGGGATCATGTCCACGTGGAGAAATAAACTAGTATATCAAATCAGGGAAATGCCAATGAACGAATTCTATCAAAAGGTCTTTATTCTAGGGAAA ATACCAAAAAGTATGGGTGTAGAAATGAGAAATGCAATTTACGATAAGCGTGTACCTCCACAAACCATTACCGAGTGGTACCCATATCTTACTGCTCACACAAGATTCTTTTATCGCAAG TATCTGAAATGGCTAAATAGAACAGGCAAATTCGACTATTATCAACACAGAAG GAATTGGATTGATCAATACAATACCAATCTACAAAG GAGATTTGAACAACTTAAGAGCCAAAGAGGTTTAAAATAA
- a CDS encoding S-adenosyl-methyltransferase mraw, putative (encoded by transcript BEWA_033610A) produces the protein MICFLIVLVHIYFDAAHTVIWKPAASFVNTNSIGTSISRDRRVLFSEGKDTHYHEHVPVLLQESMDLLVTNPKGLYLDVTLGYGGHAEEILKRTEPKGRLVAIDRDPEAIYHTKRRLEDYIRESRFFPVIGKFSDLLDLLKFHKLPMNDYSGIIADLGTSTHQLENAIRGFSYLNDGPLDMRMSSPLNDPFISEKSVLPLSSSINSAFYLINKAGEATLRRIFQDFGEEPRGPSIAKKIVERRHNTVIDTTAKLRDIITSSLPAGHKGKIKILSRIFQALRIQVNDELNELRSFLEVAPSLLKTNGRIVIISYHSLEDRITKRSFMGLKDTQIGGRSYKIITKKCVTPTNDEIDKNARSRSAKLRCIEKVKIIN, from the exons ATGATTTGTTTTCTGATCGTTTTAGTGCATATATATTTTGATGCTGCTCATACTGTGATATGGAAGCCAGCTGCAAGCTTCGTAAATACGAATTCAATAGGCACTAGCATTTCTAGAGATAGAAGGGTACTCTTCTCAGAAGGAAAAGATACACACTACCATGAACATGTACCTGTGCTGCTGCAGGAATCTATGGACTTATTGGTTACAAATCCAAAAGGCTTATATTTGGACGTTACCTTAGGATATGGAGGACATGCCGAGGAAATCTTGAAGCGTACAGAACCAAAG GGGCGTCTGGTAGCAATAGATAGAGACCCTGAGGCGATTTATCACACTAAGAGAAGATTGGAAGACTATATTCGTGAATCAAGATTCTTCCCAGTGATTGGAAAATTTAGTGATTTGTTGGACTTGCTAAAGTTCCACAAGTTACCTATGAACGATTATTCCGG AATTATAGCTGATTTGGGCACATCAACCCATCAACTAGAAAATGCAATTAGAGGCTTTAGCTATCTAAATGATGGGCCTTTAGATATGAGGATGTCTAGTCCTCTCAATGATCCATTTATCAGTGAAAAGAGTGTACTTCCTCTATCATCATCTATAAATTCAGCCTTTTAC CTTATAAATAAGGCAGGCGAAGCTACACTTAGGAGAATATTCCAAGATTTTGGTGAGGAGCCAAGAGGGCCTTCCATAGCAAAGAAAATAGTAGAG AGACGTCATAACACAGTTATAGACACTACAGCCAAATTGAGAGATATTATAACCAGTAGTTTACCAGCAGGGCACAAGGGaaaaataaagattttATCACGTATATTCCAG GCACTTAGAATACAAGTTAACGATGAATTAAACGAGTTAAGATCGTTTCTGGAAGTTGCTCCATCACTATTAAAAACGAATGGCCGTATTGTCATAATTTCTTACCACTCCCTTGAAGATCGTATAACTAAACGCTCTTTCATGGGTTTAAAGGATACTCAGATTGGGGGTAGATCATATAAAATCATTACTaagaaatgtgtaacaCCGACGAACGATGAAATTGACAAAAACGCGAGATCGAGATCAGCAAAGTTAAGGTGCATTGAAAAGgttaaaattataaattAG
- a CDS encoding hypothetical protein (encoded by transcript BEWA_033640A), giving the protein MAPRRSTRAKKADNLAVEENDETEVEAPLTEAPPEPPVDPYVVESKDPYDVQDSNEHVDVDLDEDTATILENDIPQVPDQEETNSGHVSQKMSENVELLCDMVKSLKQLEEDVAPDSDDSEEGAIVEDEVPFERLPDPGCQSNIVHLLNIPPEVDFSKIVSLISKYEEIVNHCFISGATELKIIFKSFFLASEAKTQLDNLKLHNRRIQAIYSKADEYNPKIPPAPHYDPNYNQRFFRSHDMPMIPPAPPVPPVPPIPPSLPLPPLPLANPPLPPTRGGHFRSFNDDRQAPNRIYFGRFISKMEGKTLSEIVNGQQPLSNWSSDQSVEEQQFEFDKIVEEYGITNRYLIVGGLPPEVTSSADAAYEWLSKLTDSVVDIDIVSMPNYEPNISNPYLHLTFQKRVDCQNLMTKITELGDGLLCKYAAPRRAIDSLWIGNIAEICGYCRNEEELSIFLSTFGDVRGFRLIPERLCVFVTYIHKVDAIRARNSLLGLSLSGNRSAALNVDFSTSEPRTQRSYRRSERDASSQSLGGKLLAAIQKRSDGDLLIKKLLSNDSDILPDLSNTRHHSRNSSRVDRFGRTIRDHSRHEYHRSHPYDRSHDRSHSSRHGHYDDDVQPWSRGRKRAGSFMRDDDVKHRRHASPPKEPVEDRVPEAPSSPSRQTLMCKLLKRGKPICNVSAVFVRGDASHKLPNMLDVNQRANPERLKNTLQKGPELSLWQLGADTRDDSVKYDGLCDYLISKSRVALVQEGPYEIYIVPPFKDYVDMLSMPDSQFMYAYMLPKGGN; this is encoded by the exons ATGGCACCCAGAAGGTCCACCAGGGCTAAGAAAGCAG ATAACTTGGCTGTggaagagaatgatgaGACAGAAGTAGAGGCTCCATTGACTGAGGCCCCTCCAGAACCACCTGTGGACCCATACGTTGTGGAATCTAAGGATCCATACGATGTCCAGGATTCCAATGAACATGTTGACGTAGATCTTGATGAGGATACCGCAActattttggaaaatgacATACCACAAGTTCCAGATCAGGAGGAAACCAACTCTGGCCATGTTTCACAAAAGATGTCAGAAAACGTTGAGCTCCTTTGTGATATGGTAAAGTCACTAAAGCAgctggaagaagatgttgCTCCTGACAGTGACGATTCTGAAGAAGGAGCTATTGTAGAAGATGAAGTACCATTTGAAAGATTACCAGATCCTGGATGCCAAAGCAATATTGTCCACCTGTTGAATATCCCTCCAGAGGTTGATTTCTCTAAAATCGTTTCATTGATATCGAAATATGAGGAAATTGTTAACCATTGTTTCATTTCTGGTGCAACAGAGTTGAAGATTATTTTCAAGTCCTTCTTTCTCGCATCGGAAGCAAAGACACAACTGGACAATCTAAAATTGCATAATCGCAGAATCCAGGCAATATATAGTAAAGCGGATGAATATAATCCAAAGATTCCTCCCGCACCTCATTATGATCCAAACTACAACCAGAGATTTTTTAGGTCTCACGATATGCCAATGATACCACCTGCTCCTCCGGTTCCCCCAGTTCCGCCTATTCCACCATCACTCCCATTACCCCCGTTGCCTTTAGCAAATCCACCTTTGCCACCAACCAGAGGTGGACACTTCCGCTCGTTTAATGATGACAGACAGGCACCAAACCGCATATATTTTGGACGATTTATTAGCAAAATGGAGGGGAAAACTCTTTCTGAAATTGTTAACGGACAGCAGCCCCTCTCTAATTGGAGTAGTGATCAATCTGTTGAAGAACAACAGTTTGAATTTGACAAAATTGTCGAAGAATATGGAATTACTAATCGCTATTTGATAGTTGGGGGATTACCACCAGAAGTGACTTCTAGCGCTGATGCTGCTTACGAATGGTTGTCAAAACTTACTGATTCTGTCGTGGATATTGATATTGTTTCGATGCCAAATTATGAACCCAATATATCAAATCCATATCTTCATTTAACATTTCAAAAGAGAGTGGATTGCCAAAATCTCATGACAAAAATCACTGAATTGGGTGATGGTTTACTCTGTAAATACGCGGCTCCAAGACGAGCTATTGATTCCCTATGGATTGGAAATATAGCTGaaatttgtggatattGTAGGAACGAGGAAGAGTTGTCGATATTTCTATCAACGTTTGGTGATGTCAGGGGATTTAGACTGATACCAGAACGTTTGTGTGTATTTGTTACCTATATACACAAGGTGGATGCGATTAGAGCTAGAAACAGCCTTTTAGGATTGTCGTTATCTGGAAACCGTTCCGCCGCTCTCAACGTTGATTTTTCTACATCTGAGCCAAGAACTCAACGTTCATATCGTAGATCTGAAAGAGATGCTTCATCGCAGAGTTTAGGTGGGAAATTGTTGGCTGCTATCCAAAAGAGATCAGACGGTGACTTGTTGATTAAAAAGTTGTTATCTAATGACTCTGATATTTTACCGGACTTGTCTAACACTAGACACCATAGTAGGAATTCTTCCAGGGTTGATAGGTTTGGTAGAACCATACGTGATCATTCTCGTCACGAGTATCATCGTTCACATCCATATGATAGATCGCACGATAGATCTCATTCGTCCCGTCACGGGCATTATGATGACGATGTTCAGCCATGGTCTAGAGGAAGGAAACGTGCTGGTTCATTTATGCGAGACGATGATGTTAAGCACAGAAGGCATGCCTCACCTCCTAAAGAGCCTGTTGAAGATCGGGTGCCAGAAGCGCCTTCCTCTCCTTCCCGTCAAACGCTCATGTGCAAACTACTTAAGCGTGGCAAACCTATATGCAATGTTTCAGCTGTATTTGTTAGGGGTGATGCTTCTCACAAGTTGCCGAACATGCTTGATGTCAATCAACGTGCTAATCCAGAGCGCCTAAAGAACACATTACAAAAGGGACCGGAGTTGTCCCTTTGGCAATTGGGTGCTGACACGAGAGATGATAGTGTAAAGTATGATGGATTGTGCGATTATTTGATTTCAAAAAGCAGAGTGGCTCTTGTTCAAGAGGGACCATATGAAATTTACATTGTTCCCCCTTTTAAGGACTATGTGGATATGCTGTCAATGCCAGATTCTCAGTTTATGTATGCCTACATGCTCCCAAAGGGCGGTAATTGA
- a CDS encoding hypothetical protein (encoded by transcript BEWA_033650A), whose amino-acid sequence MLTKGNFNQIFGIFHSCCASGSDGKQDLYDFEIDEHHFKDRLANCVDIVVLLEDGSKLACTLHVNCQDNLIRIACDRQVREIKFKSVKKILHTKEELSRVQTNGCPINYGTTVAFHLVENGNCIPLSFNNTHEKKLFLNILSPYILV is encoded by the exons ATGCTAACAAAAGGCAATTTTAACCAAATTTTTGGGATTTTCCACTCCTGCTGTGCCAGTGGGAGTGATGGAAAACAAGATTTGTATGATTTCGAAATAGATG AACATCATTTCAAGGATCGCCTAGCCAATTGTGTAGATATAGTAGTTCTCCtagag GATGGGTCAAAGTTGGCCTGTACTTTACACGTCAACTGCCAAGATAATCTCATACGAATAGCTTGCGACCGCCAG GTTAGAGAAATAAAGTTCAAATCCGTCAAAAAGATTTTACATACAAAGGAAGAATTGAGCAGAGTACAAACAAATGGATGTCCAATCAACTATGGAACAACTGTAGCATTTCATCTAGTAGAGAATGGTAATTGTATACCACTAAGTTTCAACAATACTCATGAGAAGAAACTCTTCCTCAATATACTTAGCCCCTATATTTTAGTATAG